One window from the genome of Calditrichota bacterium encodes:
- a CDS encoding TonB-dependent receptor — MGTNWFKWLALIALFTALGSPVFSGTTGKLAGRVVDKETGEGLPGVNVIVEGTSLGAATDLQGDYIILRIPPGIYTVKADMIGYKSVRYENVQISIDKTTRIDFQLETTVLEMGEEVTIVAKRPLVQMDLTSSESVVGSKTIANLPVDHFEDIVNLQAGVVDGHFRGGRRGEVMYMINGIPVNDVYSGTYAFQVENNAIAELEVISGTFNAEYGQAMSGVVNIVTKEGGENFSGSLSTYFGDYVSTHKDIFWNIESINPTYNLEASLSGPLPLLGKKFSFYANGRYFDKAGYLYGKDVFKPNDHSDFSASDMNKWTIMSHGKTYPFSKETATELIDKADAVPMAPTKRITSLFKLTYKLSDMDKLNYEILFQDLFNRNYVHQFRLNPDGTYKRYTRGFNNSLIWTHVFNGRTFFSLKLNNFTTKYKQYVYEDPNDPRYVPERRLQDSGANAFISGGMEMWNFQRSTTTSLAKLDLTSQATNTHQIKFGLEAKRHKLWLHEFEVVPNSTNRIPPESSFNNNQYTHYPVEFSSYLQDKMEFNYMIVNAGIRFDYFDPDGEVPIDYVNPTTSPRKKAKATYQLSPRLGLAYPITSNGVIHVSYGHFFQTPNLDYLYVNPEFELYYLQSTVSPPPNSALNVLGNASLKPQKTVIYEIGLQQQLSDDFALDLTIYRKDIRNLLSTQVLQLYTGGYYSRYINRDYANIKGVTISLEKRQTQGILGVGGTIDYTFQIAKGNASDPNDAFLNTQAGKETLKQMRPLDWDRRHQINATLSFGKTESYNISIIGRFATGFPYTSVYGSGAYIENNSRKPFMYRFDLYYYKNFRLGSLKYTAFVRIFNLFDRLNENEVFPDTGRAGYSLTPFHQSYLHPRGINDLQDYFVRPDFYSAPREIQLGLSLEF, encoded by the coding sequence ATGGGAACGAATTGGTTCAAATGGTTAGCATTGATCGCGCTCTTTACCGCACTGGGCTCGCCGGTTTTTTCCGGCACCACAGGAAAATTGGCGGGAAGAGTCGTGGACAAAGAGACCGGCGAAGGTTTGCCCGGCGTCAATGTCATTGTTGAAGGAACGTCTTTGGGCGCTGCCACCGACTTACAAGGGGACTACATCATTCTGCGCATTCCGCCCGGAATTTACACGGTCAAAGCCGATATGATTGGCTACAAAAGCGTACGCTATGAAAATGTACAAATTTCCATCGACAAAACCACACGCATTGATTTTCAGTTAGAAACAACCGTGCTGGAAATGGGCGAAGAAGTCACCATTGTCGCCAAGAGACCTTTAGTGCAGATGGACCTGACTTCATCGGAATCTGTTGTGGGATCAAAAACGATCGCCAATCTGCCTGTCGATCATTTCGAAGACATAGTTAATTTGCAAGCCGGCGTAGTTGACGGCCATTTTCGCGGCGGCCGCCGCGGCGAAGTAATGTACATGATCAACGGCATTCCGGTTAATGACGTCTATTCCGGAACCTACGCTTTTCAGGTAGAAAATAACGCCATCGCCGAACTGGAAGTCATCAGCGGAACTTTCAATGCCGAATACGGACAGGCTATGTCCGGTGTGGTAAATATTGTCACCAAAGAGGGGGGCGAGAATTTCAGCGGCTCGCTTTCCACCTATTTCGGCGATTATGTAAGTACGCACAAAGATATTTTCTGGAATATCGAGAGCATTAATCCCACTTACAATCTGGAAGCGAGCTTGAGCGGGCCTCTGCCTTTGTTAGGCAAAAAGTTTAGCTTTTATGCTAACGGTCGTTATTTCGACAAAGCGGGCTATCTCTACGGAAAAGATGTTTTTAAGCCCAATGATCATTCCGACTTTTCCGCCTCTGACATGAACAAATGGACAATCATGTCTCACGGCAAAACTTATCCTTTTTCCAAAGAAACCGCAACCGAACTGATTGACAAAGCCGACGCTGTTCCCATGGCGCCGACAAAGCGCATCACCTCCTTGTTTAAATTGACTTACAAATTATCAGATATGGACAAACTAAATTACGAAATTCTGTTTCAAGATTTATTCAATCGCAACTATGTTCACCAATTTCGACTCAATCCGGACGGCACCTACAAACGCTACACTCGTGGTTTCAATAATAGTTTAATCTGGACGCACGTTTTCAACGGCAGGACTTTTTTCTCTTTGAAATTAAATAATTTCACCACAAAATATAAACAATACGTTTACGAAGATCCCAACGACCCGCGTTACGTGCCGGAGCGGCGCTTGCAGGATTCAGGCGCCAATGCTTTTATCAGCGGCGGCATGGAAATGTGGAATTTCCAGCGCAGCACAACGACTTCGCTGGCAAAACTTGATTTGACCAGCCAAGCCACTAACACCCATCAAATTAAATTCGGACTCGAGGCAAAAAGACACAAGTTGTGGCTGCATGAATTTGAGGTTGTGCCCAACAGCACCAACAGAATTCCTCCGGAAAGTTCATTTAACAACAACCAATATACGCATTATCCGGTTGAATTTTCTTCCTATTTGCAGGATAAAATGGAATTCAATTACATGATTGTTAACGCAGGAATCCGTTTCGATTATTTCGATCCGGACGGCGAAGTTCCCATTGATTACGTTAATCCGACGACTTCTCCGCGAAAAAAAGCCAAAGCAACTTATCAGCTCAGCCCGCGGCTGGGGTTGGCTTATCCGATTACGAGCAACGGCGTGATTCATGTTTCTTATGGCCACTTTTTTCAAACGCCGAATTTAGACTATCTTTACGTTAATCCGGAATTTGAGCTCTATTATTTGCAAAGCACCGTCTCTCCGCCGCCAAACAGCGCTTTAAACGTTTTGGGAAATGCTTCTCTGAAACCACAAAAAACAGTCATTTACGAAATCGGTTTACAGCAACAACTATCAGATGATTTCGCCCTGGACCTCACAATTTACAGAAAAGACATCAGAAATTTGCTCAGTACCCAAGTGCTGCAATTGTACACCGGGGGATATTATTCCCGATACATCAACCGTGATTACGCGAACATCAAAGGCGTTACCATTTCTCTGGAAAAACGACAAACTCAAGGAATTTTGGGCGTCGGCGGCACAATTGATTACACGTTTCAAATCGCAAAGGGCAATGCCAGCGATCCCAACGACGCTTTCCTGAATACGCAAGCCGGGAAGGAAACGCTGAAGCAGATGCGCCCGTTGGACTGGGACAGAAGGCATCAGATTAATGCAACTTTATCGTTTGGAAAAACGGAAAGCTACAATATCAGCATCATTGGTCGTTTTGCCACCGGATTTCCCTACACTTCAGTTTACGGATCAGGCGCCTACATCGAAAACAATTCACGAAAACCATTTATGTATCGCTTTGATTTGTACTATTACAAAAATTTCCGGCTTGGCAGTTTGAAATACACGGCATTTGTGCGAATTTTCAATCTATTCGACCGGCTCAATGAAAATGAGGTTTTCCCGGACACCGGACGCGCCGGTTATTCGTTAACTCCGTTCCATCAGAGCTATTTGCATCCGCGCGGGATCAACGACTTGCAAGACTATTTTGTACGACCGGATTTTTATTCTGCGCCGCGAGAGATTCAGCTTGGTTTGTCGCTTGAATTTTAA